A genomic stretch from Pseudomonas mendocina includes:
- a CDS encoding aldehyde dehydrogenase encodes MTSLTRADWEQRAKDLKIEGRAFIHGEYRDAVSGDTFDCISPVDGRLLGQVASCDLADADQAVADARATFESGVWSRMAPVERKKRMIRLADLIEAHRDELALLETLDMGKPIGDSLSVDVPAAARAIRWSGEAIDKIYDEVAATSHNELGLVTREPVGVVAAIVPWNFPLLMTCWKLGPALSTGNSVILKPSEKSPLTGLRLAQLAIEAGIPAGVLNVLPGFGHTVGKALALHMDVDTLVFTGSTKIAKQLMIYAGESNMKRVWLEAGGKSPNIVFADAPDLKAAAEAAASAIAFNQGEVCTAGSRLLVENSIKDKFVPMVVEAIKAWKPGNPLDPATNVGALVDTTQMNNVLSYIKAGHDDGAKLVAGGNRVLEETGGTYVEPTIFDGVTNAMRIAKEEIFGPVLSVIGFDTVEEAIEIANDTIYGLAAGIWTSDLSKAHLTAKAVRAGSVWVNQYDGGDMTAPFGGFKQSGNGRDKSLHAFDKYTELKATWIKL; translated from the coding sequence ATGACTAGCCTGACACGTGCCGACTGGGAACAGCGCGCCAAGGACCTGAAAATTGAGGGCCGGGCCTTTATTCACGGTGAGTACCGTGATGCTGTTTCTGGCGACACCTTTGACTGCATTAGCCCGGTAGATGGTCGCCTGCTAGGACAGGTAGCCAGCTGTGATCTGGCTGATGCCGACCAGGCAGTTGCCGATGCCCGCGCAACATTTGAATCCGGTGTGTGGTCGCGTATGGCGCCGGTGGAGCGTAAAAAGCGCATGATCCGCCTGGCTGATCTGATCGAAGCCCATCGCGATGAGCTGGCCCTGCTGGAAACCCTGGATATGGGTAAGCCGATTGGCGATTCCCTGTCGGTTGACGTGCCAGCGGCTGCCCGTGCTATCCGTTGGAGCGGCGAAGCCATCGACAAGATTTATGACGAAGTCGCTGCCACCTCGCATAACGAGCTGGGCTTGGTCACTCGCGAGCCGGTAGGCGTGGTTGCGGCAATCGTGCCGTGGAACTTCCCGCTGCTGATGACCTGCTGGAAATTGGGCCCGGCACTGTCCACCGGTAACTCGGTCATCCTCAAGCCTTCCGAAAAATCCCCGCTGACCGGTCTGCGTCTGGCTCAACTGGCTATTGAAGCTGGTATTCCTGCGGGCGTGCTGAACGTGTTACCGGGCTTCGGCCACACCGTGGGTAAAGCACTGGCATTGCATATGGATGTCGACACGCTGGTGTTTACCGGCTCGACCAAGATCGCCAAGCAGCTGATGATCTACGCTGGCGAATCGAACATGAAGCGCGTTTGGCTGGAGGCCGGTGGTAAGAGCCCGAATATCGTGTTCGCTGATGCCCCGGATCTGAAGGCCGCCGCTGAAGCCGCAGCCAGTGCCATCGCCTTTAACCAGGGCGAAGTGTGCACCGCTGGCTCCCGTCTGCTGGTGGAAAATTCCATCAAAGATAAATTTGTGCCGATGGTGGTTGAAGCCATCAAGGCTTGGAAACCGGGCAACCCGCTGGATCCGGCCACCAACGTGGGTGCGCTGGTTGACACCACGCAGATGAACAACGTGCTGAGCTACATCAAAGCTGGTCACGATGATGGCGCCAAGCTGGTTGCTGGTGGTAATCGCGTACTCGAAGAAACTGGCGGTACCTACGTGGAACCAACCATTTTTGACGGCGTAACCAATGCCATGCGCATCGCCAAGGAAGAAATCTTTGGCCCAGTGCTGTCGGTGATTGGCTTCGATACAGTCGAAGAGGCCATCGAAATTGCCAACGACACCATCTACGGTCTGGCAGCCGGTATCTGGACCAGTGACCTGTCCAAGGCGCACCTGACTGCCAAGGCTGTGCGCGCCGGTAGCGTCTGGGTCAATCAGTACGATGGCGGCGACATGACTGCGCCGTTCGGTGGCTTTAAGCAGTCGGGTAATGGCCGTGACAAGTCCCTGCATGCCTTTGATAAGTACACCGAGCTGAAGGCGACTTGGATCAAGCTGTAA
- a CDS encoding cupin domain-containing protein — protein MNIDSIIDFAQATTPAEHYRPAPEKILKGGAEQNVRNHYSSPCGQFSTGIWEGEVGHWTINYTEHEYCEMLQGVSVLRDKDGNAKTLRAGDRFVIPAGFSGTWEVLEPTRKVYVIFEQKSQ, from the coding sequence ATGAACATCGACAGCATCATCGACTTTGCTCAAGCCACCACACCAGCCGAGCACTACCGCCCGGCCCCTGAGAAGATTCTCAAAGGCGGCGCCGAGCAAAATGTACGCAACCACTATTCAAGCCCGTGCGGCCAATTCAGCACCGGCATCTGGGAAGGCGAAGTGGGTCACTGGACCATCAACTACACCGAGCATGAATACTGCGAAATGCTTCAGGGTGTATCGGTATTACGTGACAAAGATGGCAACGCCAAAACCCTGCGCGCCGGTGATCGCTTCGTCATTCCGGCAGGTTTTAGCGGCACCTGGGAGGTGCTAGAGCCTACCCGTAAGGTTTACGTTATCTTTGAGCAAAAGAGCCAGTAA
- the rpmG gene encoding 50S ribosomal protein L33, whose protein sequence is MRELIRLISSAGTGHFYTTDKNKRTTPDKIEIKKYDPVVRKHVIYKEGKIK, encoded by the coding sequence ATGCGTGAATTGATCCGTTTGATCTCGAGTGCCGGTACTGGTCACTTCTACACTACCGACAAGAACAAGCGCACCACTCCAGACAAGATCGAAATCAAAAAGTACGATCCTGTTGTGCGCAAGCACGTGATCTACAAAGAAGGCAAAATCAAGTAA
- the rpmB gene encoding 50S ribosomal protein L28 — protein MSRVCQVTGKGPVTGNNISHANNKTRRRFLPNLQHHRFWVESEKRFVRLRVSAKGMRVIDKRGIDAVLAELRARGEKV, from the coding sequence ATGTCGAGAGTCTGTCAAGTTACCGGTAAGGGTCCGGTAACCGGGAACAATATTTCCCACGCAAACAACAAAACCCGTCGTCGTTTCCTGCCGAACCTGCAGCATCACCGCTTCTGGGTTGAGTCTGAGAAGCGTTTTGTACGTCTGCGCGTTTCCGCCAAGGGCATGCGTGTAATCGACAAGCGTGGTATTGACGCTGTTCTGGCCGAGCTGCGTGCTCGCGGCGAAAAGGTTTAA
- a CDS encoding ABC transporter substrate-binding protein produces MRLAALPLLIAPFLLPALAQASTLSVCTEASPDGFDVVQYNSLTTTNASADVLMNRLVDFDTASGKLVPSLAESWTVSEDGLTYDFTLRSNVSFHTTPYFTPTRQLTADDVLFSFQRMLNADHPWHAVAASGYPHAQSMQWPSLIKNVEKTGEHSLRITLNRPDATFLAILSMGFASIYSAEYADQLLAAGKQELLNSQPVGTGPFVLKRFQKDAVIRYSANPNYFAGKPAVDNLIYAITPDANVRLQKLRRGECQIALSPKPQDIQAIKNDPNLQSAHTAAFMTAFVGINSQHAPLDKPQVRQAINLAFDKASYLQAVFENSAEVANGPYPANTWSYNSELPGYAHDPQKAKALLKEAGLENGFNTTIWTRPSGSLLNPNPSMGAQLLQADLAEVGIKADIRVIEWGELIRRAKAGEHDLLFMGWAGDNGDPDNFLTPQFSCASVESGLNFARYCDPTLDKLISDGKANSDQAERSRLYKEAQRIIQEQALWLPLAHPTAYALLSKKVSGYTVSPFGRVDFSKVQVSR; encoded by the coding sequence ATGCGCCTTGCTGCACTGCCGCTGCTGATTGCCCCATTCCTCCTGCCAGCCCTGGCCCAGGCCAGCACGCTGAGCGTATGCACGGAAGCCAGCCCGGACGGTTTCGATGTGGTGCAGTACAACTCGCTGACCACCACCAATGCGTCTGCGGATGTTCTGATGAACCGCCTGGTCGATTTCGACACAGCCAGCGGCAAGCTCGTACCCAGCCTTGCAGAAAGCTGGACGGTCAGTGAGGACGGCCTGACCTATGACTTCACCCTACGCAGCAATGTCAGCTTTCACACCACGCCCTATTTCACCCCAACACGGCAGCTGACAGCTGACGATGTGCTGTTCAGCTTCCAGCGCATGCTCAACGCCGATCACCCCTGGCATGCCGTGGCGGCCAGCGGTTATCCACATGCGCAGTCGATGCAGTGGCCCAGCCTGATTAAAAACGTGGAGAAAACCGGCGAACACAGCCTACGTATCACCCTGAATCGCCCGGACGCTACCTTCCTCGCGATCCTCAGCATGGGCTTTGCTTCCATTTATTCCGCCGAATACGCCGACCAATTGCTCGCTGCAGGCAAACAGGAACTGCTCAACAGCCAGCCCGTGGGCACCGGCCCGTTCGTGCTCAAGCGTTTTCAGAAAGATGCCGTTATACGCTACAGCGCCAATCCGAATTATTTCGCGGGCAAACCGGCTGTGGACAACTTGATCTACGCCATCACCCCGGACGCTAATGTGCGCTTGCAGAAACTGCGGCGCGGCGAATGCCAGATTGCCCTGTCGCCTAAGCCGCAAGATATTCAAGCAATCAAGAACGACCCCAACCTGCAAAGCGCCCATACCGCTGCATTCATGACGGCTTTCGTTGGCATCAATAGCCAACACGCACCTCTGGATAAACCGCAGGTGCGGCAGGCCATCAACCTGGCCTTCGACAAAGCCAGCTACCTGCAAGCCGTCTTCGAGAACAGCGCCGAAGTGGCCAACGGCCCTTATCCTGCCAACACGTGGAGCTATAACAGCGAATTGCCGGGTTATGCTCACGATCCGCAAAAAGCCAAAGCCCTGCTAAAAGAGGCCGGGTTGGAGAATGGCTTCAACACCACCATCTGGACCCGCCCCAGCGGCAGCTTGCTTAACCCCAACCCCAGCATGGGGGCTCAACTGCTGCAGGCTGACCTGGCCGAAGTGGGCATCAAGGCAGATATCCGCGTGATTGAATGGGGCGAGCTGATCCGTCGTGCTAAAGCCGGTGAGCACGACCTGCTGTTTATGGGCTGGGCTGGCGACAATGGCGATCCAGACAACTTCCTCACCCCGCAGTTTTCCTGCGCCTCAGTTGAATCCGGGCTGAACTTCGCCCGCTACTGCGACCCTACGCTGGACAAGCTAATCAGCGACGGCAAAGCCAACAGCGACCAAGCCGAACGCAGCCGCTTATATAAGGAAGCGCAGCGCATCATTCAGGAACAAGCGCTGTGGCTGCCCCTGGCGCACCCCACCGCCTACGCCCTACTGAGTAAAAAGGTCAGCGGCTACACAGTGAGCCCATTTGGCCGCGTCGATTTCTCGAAGGTGCAGGTCAGCCGCTGA
- the radC gene encoding DNA repair protein RadC, protein MSIRDWPAAERPREKLLAQGAVSLTDAELLAIFLRTGVAGCSAVDLARQLLSEFGSLRALLQADLPSFSQHLGLGPAKFAQLQAVLEMGRRNLAEQLRRESALESPQAVRDYLKTLLRHEPHEVFGCLFLDAKHRVLAFEALFHGSIDSASVYPRQVVKRALFHNAAALILTHNHPSGVAEPSQADRDLTRRLKDALALVDVRVLDHFIVGDGEPLSMAEYGWV, encoded by the coding sequence ATGAGTATTCGTGATTGGCCAGCGGCAGAGCGGCCGCGGGAAAAGCTTTTGGCGCAGGGTGCTGTGAGCCTGACGGATGCGGAGCTGCTGGCAATCTTCCTGCGTACCGGCGTGGCGGGTTGCAGTGCGGTGGACTTGGCCCGTCAGTTATTAAGTGAGTTTGGTAGCTTGCGGGCGCTCTTACAGGCCGACTTGCCTTCATTTTCTCAGCACTTGGGCTTGGGCCCGGCCAAGTTCGCCCAATTACAGGCGGTGTTGGAAATGGGCCGGCGGAATTTGGCGGAACAGCTGCGCCGTGAGTCTGCGTTGGAAAGCCCGCAAGCGGTGCGCGATTACTTAAAGACGTTGCTACGCCACGAGCCCCACGAAGTGTTCGGTTGCCTGTTTTTGGATGCCAAACACCGGGTTTTGGCGTTCGAGGCGCTGTTCCATGGCTCAATCGACAGTGCCAGTGTGTATCCCCGGCAAGTGGTTAAGCGGGCGCTGTTCCACAACGCGGCAGCGCTGATTCTTACCCACAATCACCCCTCGGGCGTTGCAGAACCGAGTCAGGCTGATCGCGACCTGACCCGGCGCTTGAAGGATGCGCTGGCGTTGGTGGATGTACGGGTGCTGGATCACTTTATCGTCGGCGACGGTGAGCCGCTGTCGATGGCTGAGTATGGTTGGGTATGA
- the coaBC gene encoding bifunctional phosphopantothenoylcysteine decarboxylase/phosphopantothenate--cysteine ligase CoaBC translates to MQRLYRKRIIVGVGGGIAAYKSAELIRRLKDQDADVRVVMTKAGQEFITPLTLQALSGHPVHLNLLDPAAEAGMGHIDLARWADMILIAPATADLMARLTQGVADDLLTTLVLATDAPVALAPAMNQAMWRDPATQANAELLRSRGFHLFGPAAGSQACGDVGLGRMLEAEQLAQCAADCFQCKALTGKHVLITAGPTQENIDPVRYITNHSSGKMGFALAEAAAEAGAKVTLISGPVHLPTPDRVERINVVSARDMLAACEAAMPCDLLIAAAAVADYRPEVVAQHKLKKDPSTGDGLLLQMVRNPDILATLASRPDRPFSVGFAAETQNLLEYASRKLKDKNLDLIVANDVANPTIGFNSEENAITIIDRELGQTSFTQTSKSKIARQLVSFIADRLNRS, encoded by the coding sequence ATGCAGCGGCTGTATCGGAAACGCATTATTGTGGGCGTAGGCGGCGGTATCGCTGCCTATAAGAGTGCTGAGCTGATTCGCCGACTCAAAGATCAAGACGCAGACGTGCGCGTCGTCATGACCAAAGCCGGGCAAGAATTCATCACCCCGCTGACGTTACAGGCCCTCTCCGGCCACCCGGTCCACCTCAATCTGCTCGACCCCGCTGCCGAAGCCGGGATGGGCCATATCGACTTGGCGCGCTGGGCCGACATGATCCTCATCGCCCCAGCCACCGCCGACCTGATGGCGCGCCTGACTCAAGGCGTGGCTGACGACCTGCTGACCACATTGGTACTGGCCACCGATGCGCCAGTAGCACTGGCTCCGGCGATGAATCAGGCCATGTGGCGGGATCCTGCGACCCAGGCCAATGCAGAGCTTCTGCGTTCACGGGGTTTCCACCTCTTCGGTCCGGCTGCTGGGAGCCAGGCCTGTGGCGACGTCGGCCTAGGCCGCATGCTGGAAGCCGAACAGCTGGCGCAATGTGCGGCTGATTGCTTCCAATGCAAGGCGCTGACCGGCAAGCACGTCCTGATCACTGCTGGCCCAACCCAGGAAAACATCGACCCAGTGCGCTACATCACTAACCATAGCTCCGGGAAAATGGGCTTTGCCCTAGCAGAAGCAGCGGCCGAAGCCGGTGCCAAAGTAACCCTGATCAGCGGCCCGGTGCACCTGCCAACACCGGACCGCGTCGAGCGCATCAATGTGGTCAGCGCCCGTGACATGCTCGCCGCCTGCGAGGCCGCCATGCCTTGCGATCTGCTGATCGCCGCAGCGGCTGTCGCGGACTATCGCCCCGAGGTGGTGGCCCAGCACAAGCTGAAGAAAGACCCGAGCACCGGCGACGGCCTGCTCCTGCAAATGGTGCGCAACCCGGACATCCTAGCCACCCTGGCCAGCCGCCCGGATCGCCCCTTCAGCGTAGGTTTCGCTGCCGAAACCCAAAACCTGCTGGAGTACGCTTCGCGCAAACTTAAAGACAAAAATCTTGACCTGATCGTCGCCAATGACGTGGCAAACCCCACCATCGGCTTCAACAGTGAAGAAAACGCCATCACCATCATCGACCGGGAACTCGGCCAGACTAGCTTCACTCAGACCAGCAAAAGCAAGATCGCCCGCCAGTTGGTGAGCTTCATTGCTGATCGCCTGAACCGCAGCTGA
- the dut gene encoding dUTP diphosphatase, translating to MHALQAKILDPRLGNEFPLPAYATPGSAGLDLRAMLKEDIVLEPGQTVLIPTGLSIYIGDPGLAAMILPRSGLGHKHGIVLGNLVGLIDSDYQGELMVSCWNRGQSAFTITIGERIAQLVLVPVVQAKFELVEQFDETQRGAGGFGHSGTL from the coding sequence ATGCACGCCTTACAAGCCAAGATTCTCGACCCACGACTGGGCAACGAATTCCCCCTGCCAGCCTATGCCACACCTGGTTCTGCCGGCCTCGACCTGCGCGCTATGCTCAAAGAGGACATCGTTCTGGAGCCTGGCCAAACCGTTTTGATTCCCACCGGCCTGTCGATCTACATCGGTGATCCGGGTCTGGCCGCGATGATTCTGCCCCGCTCAGGCCTGGGCCATAAACACGGCATCGTGCTGGGTAACCTTGTGGGCCTGATCGACTCGGACTACCAAGGCGAACTGATGGTCTCCTGCTGGAACCGTGGCCAAAGCGCGTTCACCATCACCATTGGCGAGCGCATTGCGCAACTGGTACTGGTACCGGTCGTGCAGGCCAAGTTTGAGCTGGTTGAGCAGTTCGACGAGACCCAGCGCGGCGCAGGCGGCTTCGGACACTCCGGAACACTCTGA
- the algC gene encoding phosphomannomutase/phosphoglucomutase — MDLLGLNNEPAATGATQAPQLPADIFRAYDIRGIVGKTLSAETAYWIGRAIGSQSLAQGEPCVAVGRDGRLSGPELAQQLIQGLADSGCVVSDVGMVPTPVLYYAAHILAGKSAVMLTGSHNPSDYNGFKIVIAGDTLANEQIQALRERIEKQDLSSGTGSVEQVDVLESYFQQIRNDIALAKPMRVVVDCGNGVAGVIAPKLIEALGCTVIPLYCEVDGNFPNHHPDPGKPENLEDLINKVREENADIGLAFDGDGDRLGVVTNSGKIVFPDRLLMLFAKDVVARNPGADILFDVKCTRRLTPLISGYGGRPVMWKTGHSLMKKKMKETGALLAGEMSGHIFIKERWYGFDDGIYSAARLLEILSLDSRNADQIFSAFPDDISTPEINIQVTEQSKFSIIESLQRDGVWGDGKLTDIDGIRIDYPKGWGLVRASNTTPVLVLRFEAESEEELERIKEVFRAQLRRVEPDLQLPF, encoded by the coding sequence ATGGACTTGTTAGGTCTCAACAACGAACCTGCTGCCACTGGCGCAACCCAAGCACCACAACTGCCTGCCGACATTTTCCGCGCCTATGACATTCGCGGTATTGTTGGCAAAACCCTCAGCGCCGAAACAGCCTATTGGATCGGCCGCGCCATCGGCTCACAAAGCTTGGCCCAAGGCGAGCCCTGCGTTGCCGTTGGTCGCGACGGTCGCCTCTCCGGTCCAGAGCTGGCGCAACAACTGATTCAAGGTCTGGCCGACAGCGGCTGTGTCGTCAGCGACGTCGGCATGGTGCCGACCCCGGTTCTGTATTACGCCGCCCATATCCTCGCGGGCAAGTCGGCGGTCATGCTAACCGGCAGCCACAACCCGTCTGACTACAACGGCTTCAAGATTGTCATCGCCGGTGACACCTTGGCTAATGAGCAGATTCAGGCACTGCGTGAGCGTATCGAGAAACAGGACCTGAGCAGTGGTACTGGCTCGGTTGAACAAGTCGACGTTTTGGAAAGCTACTTCCAACAGATTCGCAATGACATCGCTCTCGCCAAGCCCATGCGCGTAGTGGTCGACTGCGGCAACGGCGTAGCCGGTGTGATCGCCCCGAAATTGATCGAGGCCCTGGGCTGTACCGTTATTCCGCTGTACTGCGAGGTGGACGGTAACTTCCCCAACCACCACCCAGATCCGGGCAAACCAGAAAACCTCGAAGACCTGATCAACAAGGTGCGCGAAGAGAATGCCGACATCGGCCTGGCCTTCGATGGCGACGGTGACCGTCTGGGCGTCGTGACCAACAGCGGCAAAATCGTATTCCCTGACCGCCTGCTGATGCTTTTCGCCAAAGATGTGGTTGCCCGCAATCCCGGCGCCGACATCCTCTTCGACGTCAAATGCACCCGCCGCCTGACACCGCTGATCAGCGGCTATGGTGGCCGCCCGGTGATGTGGAAAACCGGCCACTCACTGATGAAAAAGAAAATGAAAGAAACCGGCGCCCTGCTGGCCGGGGAAATGAGCGGCCATATCTTCATCAAAGAACGCTGGTACGGCTTTGATGACGGCATTTACTCTGCCGCCCGCCTGCTGGAAATCCTCAGCTTGGACAGCCGTAATGCTGATCAGATATTCAGCGCATTCCCGGATGATATCTCCACGCCGGAGATCAATATTCAAGTCACCGAGCAGAGCAAATTCAGCATTATTGAAAGCCTGCAACGAGACGGTGTCTGGGGTGACGGTAAACTCACCGACATCGACGGCATCCGCATCGACTACCCCAAAGGCTGGGGCTTGGTCCGTGCGTCCAATACCACGCCCGTTCTGGTCTTGCGCTTTGAAGCGGAAAGCGAAGAAGAACTTGAGCGCATCAAGGAAGTATTCCGCGCCCAGCTTCGCCGCGTCGAACCTGACCTGCAACTGCCTTTTTAA
- the argB gene encoding acetylglutamate kinase, giving the protein MTIEREAAAHTAKVLSEALPYIRRYVGKTLVIKYGGNAMESEELKTGFARDIVLMKAVGINPVVVHGGGPQIGDLLKRLSIESHFIDGMRVTDAQTMDVVEMVLGGQVNKSIVNLINSHGGNAIGLTGKDAQLIRAKKLTVTRQTPEMTKPEIIDIGQVGEVVSINTDLLNLLVQGDFIPVIAPIGVGPDGESYNINADLVAGKVAEALKAEKLMLLTNIAGLMDKEGKVLTGLSTQQVDELIADGTIYGGMLPKIRCALEAVQGGVGSSLIIDGRVPNAILLEIFTDTGVGTLISNRKR; this is encoded by the coding sequence ATGACCATCGAACGCGAGGCTGCTGCCCATACCGCCAAGGTATTGTCCGAGGCGCTACCCTACATCCGCCGCTATGTCGGCAAGACGCTGGTAATCAAATACGGCGGCAACGCCATGGAAAGCGAAGAGCTGAAAACCGGCTTTGCCCGCGACATCGTGCTGATGAAAGCAGTCGGCATCAACCCCGTCGTGGTGCACGGTGGCGGCCCGCAAATCGGTGATTTGCTCAAGCGTCTGTCCATCGAAAGCCACTTTATCGACGGCATGCGCGTGACCGATGCACAAACCATGGACGTGGTAGAAATGGTTCTTGGCGGCCAGGTCAACAAGTCCATCGTTAACCTGATCAACAGCCACGGCGGCAATGCCATCGGCCTGACCGGTAAAGATGCTCAGCTGATCCGTGCGAAAAAGCTGACCGTTACTCGCCAGACTCCGGAGATGACCAAGCCGGAAATCATTGATATCGGCCAGGTCGGCGAAGTAGTCAGCATCAACACCGACCTGCTCAACCTGCTGGTACAGGGCGACTTTATCCCGGTGATCGCCCCCATTGGCGTTGGCCCGGACGGCGAGTCCTACAACATCAACGCCGACTTGGTAGCAGGCAAAGTGGCCGAAGCGCTGAAAGCTGAAAAGCTCATGCTGCTGACCAACATCGCCGGCCTGATGGATAAAGAAGGCAAGGTGCTAACGGGCCTCAGCACCCAGCAAGTCGATGAGCTGATCGCCGACGGCACCATCTACGGCGGCATGCTGCCGAAGATCCGCTGCGCCCTGGAAGCGGTTCAAGGCGGTGTCGGCAGCTCGCTGATCATCGACGGACGCGTCCCGAATGCCATCCTGCTGGAAATCTTCACCGATACTGGTGTTGGTACCCTCATCAGCAACCGCAAGCGCTGA
- a CDS encoding thioesterase family protein: MSTLSRDDFRFFHHLRVRWSEVDPQNIVFNGHYLTYADVAITEYYRELGIKYPTDLSRDGSDFFVRKSTLEYNAPAYFDDALEIGIRTARFGNSSMSFFMGIWRNNELLTSGEVIYVRANTTERISQPLPDWLKEKITAYEKCPPQH, translated from the coding sequence ATGAGCACACTCTCCCGCGATGACTTCCGCTTCTTTCACCACCTGCGTGTACGCTGGTCTGAAGTGGACCCGCAGAACATCGTCTTCAATGGTCACTACCTGACCTATGCAGATGTAGCCATTACGGAGTACTACCGGGAACTGGGCATCAAATACCCCACAGACCTGAGTCGCGACGGCAGCGATTTTTTTGTCAGAAAATCCACGCTCGAATACAACGCCCCAGCCTATTTTGACGATGCGCTGGAAATTGGCATACGCACTGCCCGTTTCGGCAACTCGAGCATGAGTTTTTTCATGGGAATCTGGCGTAACAATGAATTACTCACCAGCGGTGAAGTGATTTACGTCCGCGCCAATACCACCGAGCGCATCAGCCAACCGCTACCGGACTGGCTGAAGGAAAAGATAACGGCTTACGAGAAGTGCCCGCCTCAGCACTAG
- a CDS encoding DUF4124 domain-containing protein: MLRNALSCCSLVMSVCLSTSVVAAELYRYVDNKGVTVLSRQGVPPEVVAKGYDVLNEQGRVIRVVPPAPTAEELEKLKAEKARARSDEQLLRLYSTPDDVDRARERKFAEIDGLLGIAKGNLQASITQQGNLQSQAADHERSGREVPAHLLQQIDAQRTEQKRLNADIKRYETARTDAEKSFTEDRQRLEELLQQIR; the protein is encoded by the coding sequence ATGCTGAGGAACGCCCTGTCCTGTTGTTCGTTGGTAATGAGTGTGTGCCTGTCGACGTCTGTCGTGGCCGCCGAGCTGTACCGCTATGTGGATAACAAAGGGGTGACGGTCCTCAGCCGTCAGGGTGTGCCGCCTGAAGTTGTTGCCAAGGGCTACGATGTGCTCAATGAGCAGGGGCGCGTTATCCGTGTCGTGCCCCCGGCGCCTACGGCAGAGGAGTTGGAGAAACTCAAGGCTGAAAAGGCTCGCGCCCGCTCTGACGAGCAGCTGCTTCGCCTTTACAGCACGCCGGATGACGTTGATCGCGCCCGTGAGCGCAAGTTTGCCGAAATTGACGGGTTGCTCGGGATCGCTAAAGGCAACCTGCAGGCGTCCATTACCCAGCAGGGTAACTTGCAGAGCCAAGCTGCTGATCACGAACGCTCAGGGCGTGAAGTACCTGCTCACCTGTTGCAACAGATTGATGCGCAGCGCACCGAGCAAAAACGCCTGAATGCAGATATCAAACGCTACGAAACCGCCCGCACAGACGCCGAAAAAAGCTTCACCGAAGACCGTCAGCGTTTAGAAGAGCTGCTTCAGCAAATACGCTGA
- the pyrE gene encoding orotate phosphoribosyltransferase codes for MQAYQRDFIRFAIERGVLRFGQFTLKSGRVSPYFFNAGLFDSGLALAQLGRFYAAAVVDSGIDFDVLFGPAYKGIPLAATTAVALAEHHQRDLPWCFNRKEAKDHGEGGTLVGAPLQGRVLIIDDVITAGTAIREVMQIIDGQGAQASGVLIALNRQERGKGELSAIQEVERDFKMPVISIVSLEQVLEYLAGDAELKQHLPAVEAYRAEYGI; via the coding sequence ATGCAAGCGTACCAGCGTGATTTCATTCGTTTTGCCATTGAGCGCGGTGTTCTGCGCTTTGGTCAGTTCACCCTCAAGTCCGGGCGTGTCAGCCCCTATTTCTTCAATGCCGGCTTGTTCGACAGCGGTTTGGCCCTGGCACAGCTGGGGCGTTTCTACGCAGCCGCTGTTGTAGACAGCGGGATCGACTTCGACGTTCTGTTTGGCCCTGCATATAAAGGTATTCCGTTGGCGGCGACGACAGCCGTTGCCCTGGCTGAGCATCACCAGCGTGATCTGCCGTGGTGTTTTAACCGTAAAGAGGCCAAAGATCACGGTGAAGGTGGCACGCTGGTGGGGGCGCCACTGCAAGGCCGTGTACTGATCATAGATGACGTAATCACCGCCGGTACGGCCATTCGCGAGGTCATGCAAATTATTGATGGCCAAGGTGCTCAGGCATCGGGCGTTTTGATCGCGCTGAACCGTCAAGAACGGGGCAAAGGCGAGCTTTCTGCAATTCAGGAAGTTGAGCGTGATTTTAAAATGCCAGTAATTAGTATTGTTTCCTTGGAGCAGGTGCTGGAATATCTGGCAGGTGATGCTGAATTGAAGCAGCATTTGCCAGCTGTTGAAGCCTACCGTGCGGAGTACGGTATCTGA